In Phaseolus vulgaris cultivar G19833 chromosome 10, P. vulgaris v2.0, whole genome shotgun sequence, a single genomic region encodes these proteins:
- the LOC137816914 gene encoding uncharacterized protein: MEISYTSTTSITRTASNISTVSNTSIAKNTSTTSNNSTASNTSIASNISTTSNTSTANNISTASNTSTGSTANNTSNTSTASNISTSSNTSNPSTTSNTSTASNTSTSSNTCNTSTPSNTITTSNTSNNSTASNTRTTSNTSTASNTSTVSIARYTSTASNTSIASNTSTTSTARYTSTSNYASNTKTASTVGFNSAMISFIKNNMH, encoded by the exons atggaaataaG TtatactagtactactagtattactagaacTGCTAGTAATATaagtactgttagtaatactagtattgctaaaaatactagtactactagtaataatagtactgctagtaatactagtattgctagtaatattagtactactagtaatactagtactgctaataatattagtactgctagtaatactagcacTGGAAGTACTGctaataatactagtaatactagtactgctagtaatattagtactTCTAGTAATACAAGTAATcctagtactactagtaatactagtactgctagtaatactagtacttctaGTAATACATGTAATACTAGTACTCCTAGTAATACAAttactactagtaatactagtaataatagtactgctagtaatactagaactactagtaatactagtactgctagtaacaCTAGTACGGTTAGTATTGCAAGatatactagtactgctagtaatactagtattgctagtaatactagtactactagtactGCTAGATATACTAGTACTTCTAATTATGCTAGTAATACTAAGACTGCTAGtactgttgggtttaatagtgctatgatcagtttcatcaaaaacaacatgcattga
- the LOC137818396 gene encoding 5-OH-xanthotoxin synthase-like yields MVAAVVTLAYLALPLLLLIFVQNLRKGKGSRFPPGPRGLPIVGNLLQVDSTTLHLQLWELSKKYGPIVSLRFGSRRAIAVCTSELAKVVLKDHDLECCGRPKLLGQQTLFFKGYDVIFSPYGEFWREIRKICVLNVLSQKQVSTFSPIRRSELKNMMIKISRNASSSKLTNFTEAMMSLTSTVICRILFGRSYEDDAAEGSRFYSLLKGCQEMMVAFFFSDFIPSLGWIDTVTGKKARLRTIFKEVDEFFQDAIDEHSDPKRKVNPENQDVTDIILKLQKQGSSSIEMTDDVVKAILMDLLLASTDSSSASLVWNMTALLKNPRVMKKVQEEIRSVGGRKEFLDEDDVQKFPYLKAVIKETFRYYPPGPILVQRETNEACVIGGYEIPAKTTLYVNAWAIHKDPDNWKNPFEYYPERFLDSSVTYRGQDYEFLPFGSGRRVCPGMPMAIASLDLILANLLNAFDWELPAGMKPDDLDVLTDPGLTVHKRNPLHLLAKRVI; encoded by the exons atgGTTGCAGCAGTTGTAACTCTTGCATACCttgctcttcctcttcttttgtTAATCTTTGTCCAAAATCTTAGAAAGGGGAAGGGGTCACGGTTTCCACCTGGTCCAAGAGGGCTTCCCATAGTAGGGAACCTTCTTCAGGTGGACAGTACAACTCTCCATCTGCAGCTATGGGAACTGTCAAAGAAATACGGACCTATCGTTTCCCTTAGATTTGGATCAAGGAGAGCCATTGCTGTTTGCACCTCTGAATTGGCCAAAGTGGTGTTGAAAGACCATGACCTTGAGTGTTGTGGACGACCTAAATTACTTGGCCAACAAACACTGTTCTTCAAAGGCTATGATGTTATATTCTCCCCATATGGTGAGTTTTGGAGAGAAATTAGAAAAATTTGTGTTCTCAATGTCCTTAGCCAGAAACAAGTCTCAACATTTTCACCAATAAGACGTAGTGAGTTGAAGAATATGATGATAAAAATATCTAGGAACGCTTCATCTTCAAAGCTTACTAATTTTACAGAAGCGATGATGTCTCTTACGAGCACAGTGATATGTAGAATTCTATTTGGGAGAAGCTATGAAGATGACGCAGCGGAGGGGAGTAGGTTCTATTCACTACTCAAAGGTTGTCAAGAGATGATGGTTGCATTCTTTTTCTCTGATTTCATTCCTTCCTTGGGTTGGATCGATACTGTAACTGGAAAGAAAGCTCGTCTTCGTACTATTTTCAAGGAGGTTGATGAGTTCTTCCAGGACGCCATTGATGAACACTCTGATCCAAAGAGAAAAGTGAATCCAGAGAATCAGGATGTGACAGATATCATTCTCAAACTGCAGAAGCAGGGTTCGAGTTCCATAGAAATGACAGACGACGTGGTCAAAGCCATCCTCATG GACTTGCTTCTAGCATCAACAGATTCAAGTTCAGCCTCATTGGTGTGGAATATGACGGCACTACTGAAGAATCCAAGAGTGATGAAGAAAGTGCAAGAGGAAATAAGGAGTGTGGGAGGAAGAAAGGAATTTCTAGACGAAGATGATGTACAGAAGTTTCCGTATTTGAAGGCAGTGATAAAAGAGACATTCAGATACTATCCACCAGGGCCAATTCTTGTGCAAAGAGAAACAAATGAAGCATGCGTGATAGGAGGTTACGAAATACCAGCAAAGACAACATTGTACGTGAATGCGTGGGCGATCCATAAGGACCCTGATAACTGGAAAAACCCATTTGAGTATTATCCAGAGAGGTTCTTGGATAGTAGTGTAACTTATCGAGGGCAAGATTATGAGTTTCTTCCATTTGGTTCTGGTCGTAGAGTTTGCCCTGGGATGCCTATGGCTATTGCCTCCTTGGATCTCATCCTTGCTAATCTTCTTAATGCTTTCGATTGGGAATTGCCAGCAGGAATGAAACCAGATGACCTTGATGTTTTGACCGATCCAGGACTCACCGTTCACAAGAGGAATCCTCTTCATCTTCTCGCCAAACGTGTTATCTAA